A section of the Chloroflexota bacterium genome encodes:
- the larB gene encoding nickel pincer cofactor biosynthesis protein LarB has protein sequence MNTGLRQLLERLADGQVSVQEALSALGDTYTDLGYAKVDDRRSQRTGFPEAIFCPGKTPEQVARIGATLHGAGEVVIATRADDDHAAALMAAVPGSRHIQEARLVIAGRAPGLAGLVAVVTGGTSDIGVATEAAEVATALGAEVERYWDVGVAGIHRLLANRERLERADVIVAVAGMEGALPGVVAGLTDAPVLALPTSVGYGASLGGIAPLLTMLNSCAPGVAVVNIDNGFGAGYLAALLLRGRDRRQ, from the coding sequence ATGAATACCGGGTTGCGCCAGTTGCTCGAGCGCCTCGCCGACGGGCAGGTAAGCGTCCAGGAAGCGCTCAGCGCCCTCGGCGATACCTACACCGACCTCGGTTACGCCAAAGTCGATGACCGCCGTTCGCAACGCACCGGATTTCCGGAGGCGATTTTCTGTCCGGGCAAGACTCCGGAGCAGGTGGCCCGCATAGGGGCCACCCTGCATGGTGCCGGCGAGGTGGTGATTGCCACGCGGGCCGACGACGATCACGCCGCGGCGCTGATGGCGGCCGTGCCCGGCTCCCGCCATATCCAGGAAGCGCGACTGGTCATCGCCGGCCGGGCACCGGGCCTTGCGGGACTGGTTGCGGTGGTGACCGGCGGGACCTCCGACATCGGCGTGGCGACCGAGGCCGCCGAGGTCGCCACCGCGCTGGGCGCGGAGGTGGAGCGCTACTGGGATGTCGGAGTTGCCGGCATTCATCGCTTGTTGGCCAACCGGGAAAGGCTCGAACGCGCCGACGTTATCGTCGCCGTCGCCGGGATGGAGGGCGCATTGCCCGGCGTGGTCGCCGGCCTGACCGACGCGCCGGTTCTGGCCTTGCCCACCAGCGTTGGATACGGAGCGTCGCTGGGCGGCATCGCACCGCTCCTGACGATGCTCAACTCGTGCGCCCCCGGCGTGGCCGTGGTCAATATCGACAACGGGTTCGGCGCCGGGTACCTGGCCGCCCTGCTGTTGCGCGGCCGCGATCGCCGGCAATGA
- the larC gene encoding nickel pincer cofactor biosynthesis protein LarC gives MSRVVYLQAASGAAGDMFLAALIDAGMPFGMLEERLRRLALPHWSMRPRRVVRGAISATWLQVETIPEQVQRGLPEIRELICAADLGTAVESRALAMFEQLGHAEAGIHGVPLEKVHFHEVGAADAILDLVGAAVGIEWLDAAEITVSPINVGSGHADTAHGRLPIPAPATLALVTSAGAPIYSGDESIELLTPTGAVILTSIADRFGAIPAMRPTAYGYGAGSANLVIPNVLRVVIGNNLTASGTDSVVVLETNVDDASGEVLGFAAERCLAAGALDVWMVPIQMKKFRPGTALHVICQPEKAAEIENVIFTETGTLGIRRRSLERRILDRRVWTVETQFGSIRIKSAADANLISPEYEDVRRAALAHQRPIAEVMRAARQTAESTGENERHPAS, from the coding sequence ATGAGCAGGGTCGTTTACCTGCAGGCGGCGTCCGGGGCCGCCGGCGACATGTTCCTGGCCGCCCTGATCGACGCCGGTATGCCTTTCGGGATGCTTGAGGAACGCCTCCGCCGGCTCGCCCTCCCGCACTGGTCTATGCGGCCGCGAAGGGTGGTTCGCGGAGCAATCAGCGCCACCTGGCTGCAGGTGGAGACTATCCCCGAGCAGGTGCAACGCGGGCTCCCTGAGATCCGGGAACTTATCTGCGCCGCCGATCTCGGAACAGCGGTCGAATCCCGGGCGCTGGCGATGTTCGAGCAACTCGGGCACGCCGAAGCGGGAATTCACGGAGTCCCGCTGGAAAAGGTGCATTTTCACGAGGTCGGCGCCGCCGACGCCATCTTGGACCTGGTCGGGGCGGCGGTCGGAATCGAGTGGTTGGACGCCGCCGAGATCACGGTTTCGCCGATCAACGTCGGCTCCGGCCACGCGGACACCGCGCACGGCCGCCTGCCGATTCCGGCGCCGGCCACGCTGGCCCTGGTTACTTCCGCCGGGGCACCGATCTATTCCGGTGATGAATCGATCGAATTGCTCACCCCCACCGGAGCGGTGATTCTGACTTCGATCGCCGACCGGTTCGGCGCCATCCCCGCCATGCGGCCGACCGCCTACGGATACGGTGCCGGGTCGGCGAACCTGGTGATCCCCAACGTCCTGCGGGTCGTAATCGGCAACAACTTGACCGCCTCCGGGACCGATTCGGTGGTCGTTTTGGAAACCAACGTCGATGACGCCAGCGGCGAAGTACTGGGGTTCGCCGCCGAGCGCTGCCTGGCGGCCGGGGCGTTGGATGTCTGGATGGTCCCGATCCAGATGAAGAAGTTCCGCCCGGGCACCGCCCTGCACGTGATCTGCCAACCGGAAAAAGCCGCCGAAATTGAGAATGTGATATTCACGGAAACCGGCACGCTCGGAATCCGCCGCCGCTCGCTTGAGCGCCGGATCCTGGACCGCCGGGTGTGGACCGTGGAAACCCAGTTCGGATCGATCAGGATCAAATCGGCCGCCGATGCGAACCTGATTTCGCCGGAATATGAAGATGTCCGCCGTGCCGCGCTAGCTCACCAGCGGCCGATTGCCGAGGTAATGCGGGCAGCCCGCCAGACCGCCGAGTCCACCGGCGAGAATGAACGGCACCCGGCCAGCTAA
- a CDS encoding CoA transferase subunit A: MSARTRSARYLGPARPAAQPLPDKVCGAEEAVAQIQDGDTVLVGGSGRPSYPAALIAALLDSPAGDLTIICLDADDDWVARLLASGRCSRLLTGAAGPKIREAAGESGVEIVPPGVLLERLRAAGAGLGGVLVPPELAGGGDFSPTMVGEREFSVAPALIGNVALVKAWRGDRFGNLAYRGSRAGSNPVMATAAPVVVALVDELYEIGDIDPAAVATPGVIVRHVVKDD, from the coding sequence ATGTCCGCCCGCACGCGATCGGCCCGGTACCTGGGCCCGGCCCGACCAGCGGCCCAGCCTCTCCCCGACAAGGTATGTGGTGCGGAGGAAGCGGTCGCCCAGATCCAGGACGGCGATACGGTCTTGGTTGGCGGGAGCGGTAGGCCCAGTTACCCCGCGGCCCTGATTGCGGCGCTGCTGGACTCACCGGCCGGCGACCTGACCATCATCTGCCTGGACGCCGACGACGATTGGGTAGCCCGACTGCTAGCGAGCGGGCGCTGTAGTCGTCTGCTCACCGGCGCCGCCGGACCAAAAATCCGCGAAGCGGCCGGTGAATCGGGGGTTGAGATCGTGCCCCCGGGAGTGCTGCTGGAGCGGCTCCGGGCCGCCGGCGCCGGCCTCGGCGGGGTCCTCGTTCCACCCGAGCTGGCAGGCGGGGGCGATTTTTCGCCCACGATGGTCGGCGAAAGGGAGTTTTCGGTCGCGCCGGCCCTGATCGGCAACGTGGCCCTGGTCAAGGCCTGGCGTGGCGACCGATTCGGAAATCTTGCCTATCGCGGATCGCGCGCCGGATCCAACCCGGTGATGGCGACCGCGGCGCCGGTAGTGGTGGCATTGGTGGATGAGCTGTACGAGATCGGCGACATCGATCCCGCGGCGGTGGCCACACCCGGCGTGATCGTTCGCCACGTCGTCAAGGACGACTGA
- a CDS encoding Gfo/Idh/MocA family oxidoreductase encodes MPASPPGEGPRRSRSVLGPGPGAYHLNFNLNAGTEAIRDGEKRSVIIYGVAIQGTGWVASAHLEAARSDPRCRVVAVGGSSVESASRFCADNGLDAAAYGRIEDLLADSAVDVVVLATPNDLHASETVLAAQAGKHILIEKPAALDTESLDRAVQAVAAAGVTTLVGFVLHWNPMFDLIRAQIDKGLLGRIFYGEINYWHEVGDWYSGFAWAKTRAAGGNALLCAGCHAVDALRFFTGSDIAALSALATRDGTAHEYPSTTVFVCELASGAIGKVSASLGARMPYQFDVDLLGTEGSVRNNRLYSRQLPGLQGFVEFPVERPDSADVVSHPFTGELGHLFDCLDEGTDSELNLAGTVNTHHACIAAEISASEGGCRVELPLA; translated from the coding sequence TTGCCAGCCAGTCCGCCAGGCGAGGGTCCTCGGCGGAGTCGATCAGTGCTTGGTCCAGGGCCCGGCGCATATCACTTGAACTTTAATTTGAATGCCGGGACGGAAGCGATCCGGGATGGCGAAAAAAGGAGCGTAATTATCTACGGAGTAGCGATTCAGGGAACCGGCTGGGTGGCTTCGGCCCACCTTGAGGCGGCACGGTCCGATCCGCGTTGCCGGGTCGTGGCAGTGGGCGGATCCTCGGTTGAAAGTGCATCCCGATTCTGTGCCGACAACGGCCTTGACGCGGCCGCCTACGGGCGCATCGAAGATCTGTTAGCCGATTCGGCGGTGGACGTCGTAGTACTGGCCACACCAAACGACCTGCACGCTTCCGAAACGGTTCTGGCGGCGCAAGCGGGCAAGCACATATTGATCGAAAAGCCGGCCGCCCTGGACACCGAGTCGCTGGATCGGGCGGTGCAGGCAGTCGCTGCGGCCGGAGTAACCACGCTGGTCGGGTTCGTGTTGCACTGGAATCCGATGTTTGACCTGATCCGTGCCCAGATAGATAAGGGTCTTCTGGGGCGGATCTTCTACGGCGAAATCAATTACTGGCATGAAGTCGGGGACTGGTACAGCGGTTTCGCGTGGGCCAAGACCCGGGCCGCCGGGGGCAACGCGCTGCTGTGTGCGGGCTGCCACGCCGTGGATGCATTGCGCTTCTTCACCGGTTCCGATATCGCCGCCCTCTCGGCCCTGGCCACCCGCGACGGGACGGCCCACGAATACCCGTCCACCACCGTATTCGTGTGCGAGCTTGCCAGCGGGGCAATCGGCAAAGTCTCTGCGTCGCTGGGGGCCCGTATGCCTTACCAATTCGATGTCGACCTGCTGGGGACCGAGGGATCGGTCCGCAACAACCGCCTCTATTCGCGACAGCTTCCGGGCCTTCAGGGATTCGTCGAATTTCCGGTCGAGCGGCCCGATTCGGCCGATGTAGTTTCACACCCCTTCACCGGCGAGCTGGGCCACCTGTTCGACTGTTTGGACGAAGGAACGGATTCCGAATTGAACCTCGCCGGGACGGTAAACACGCACCATGCCTGCATAGCGGCCGAGATTTCGGCAAGCGAGGGTGGTTGCAGAGTGGAGCTGCCGCTTGCCTGA
- a CDS encoding MFS transporter — MSRSTAVAVRPNWPQAVVVGLGVFMATTDVSSVTIALPTIARELDVDLPQAQWVALGYMLGTASLMLFFGRLSDLIGRRRLALVGFAIYGGFAIVSALSVNLPMLVAARIIQSVGGSMLQSTGNALMVTAFPASMRGRAMGLNGSVVSLGLLAGPIIGGLITGLLGWRFIFLLAAPLGLAALALGAWILKEDKIPESSARMDWLGAALLVGWTGALTYGINQSALRGLGNPLIIAVLAGGILLVAAFFWRQLRAASPLVELRVFKVHAFTISIGIGFLTFIGIAGHVLMTPFLLQDVMRISPATAGALMSLMPLGAVLLALQAGAFVDRFGPRIPATLGLLVMSAATASMLLLDEQSTILDVGVRMLVLGLGQGLFMSPNSSSIMGSLPLSHIGLAGAFNAWMRTSGFVYGQAAFGLLFAAVVLSFEGVQEALQAPFEFARYGYWAVYGTAAGLFLVAAALAATRGRVVTPASL, encoded by the coding sequence ATGAGCCGGTCGACCGCCGTCGCTGTCCGGCCCAATTGGCCCCAGGCGGTAGTCGTCGGGTTGGGGGTCTTTATGGCCACCACCGACGTCTCGAGTGTGACCATCGCCCTCCCCACCATCGCCCGCGAACTGGATGTGGACCTGCCCCAGGCGCAATGGGTCGCGCTGGGTTACATGCTCGGCACCGCCAGCCTGATGCTTTTCTTCGGCCGCCTCTCCGACCTGATCGGGCGCCGCCGGCTGGCCCTGGTGGGGTTTGCGATCTACGGGGGGTTCGCGATCGTTTCGGCGCTGAGTGTGAACCTGCCGATGCTGGTCGCGGCCAGGATCATCCAGAGCGTCGGTGGTTCGATGCTGCAATCGACCGGCAACGCCTTGATGGTTACCGCCTTCCCCGCATCGATGCGGGGTCGCGCCATGGGCCTGAACGGATCCGTTGTATCGCTGGGATTACTCGCCGGCCCGATCATCGGCGGCCTAATCACCGGCCTGCTGGGCTGGCGCTTCATCTTCCTGCTGGCCGCCCCGCTCGGGCTGGCCGCGCTGGCGCTGGGAGCCTGGATCCTGAAGGAGGACAAGATCCCCGAAAGCAGCGCCCGCATGGATTGGCTGGGAGCCGCCCTGCTGGTCGGCTGGACCGGTGCGCTTACCTACGGGATCAACCAGAGCGCGCTGCGGGGTCTGGGCAACCCGCTGATAATCGCGGTTCTGGCCGGCGGAATACTGCTGGTGGCGGCGTTTTTCTGGCGCCAATTGCGCGCCGCAAGCCCGCTGGTGGAGCTAAGGGTGTTCAAGGTCCACGCCTTCACAATCTCCATTGGGATCGGCTTCCTGACTTTCATCGGGATCGCCGGCCACGTTCTCATGACCCCCTTCCTGCTCCAGGACGTGATGCGTATTTCCCCGGCCACGGCGGGCGCGTTGATGTCGCTGATGCCGTTGGGGGCGGTGCTCCTGGCCCTGCAGGCGGGCGCCTTCGTCGACCGTTTCGGCCCGCGCATCCCGGCCACTCTGGGCCTGCTCGTAATGAGTGCCGCCACCGCCTCGATGCTGCTGTTGGACGAGCAGTCGACGATTTTGGACGTTGGCGTTCGCATGCTCGTCCTGGGGCTCGGCCAGGGCCTGTTCATGTCGCCCAATTCCAGTTCGATCATGGGGTCGTTGCCGCTCAGCCACATCGGCCTGGCGGGGGCGTTCAACGCCTGGATGCGGACATCTGGGTTCGTCTACGGTCAGGCGGCCTTCGGACTGCTCTTCGCCGCCGTGGTGCTCTCCTTCGAAGGAGTTCAGGAGGCCCTGCAGGCGCCGTTCGAATTCGCCCGTTACGGTTACTGGGCCGTGTACGGGACGGCCGCGGGACTATTCCTTGTTGCCGCGGCCCTGGCAGCGACCCGCGGGCGGGTGGTTACCCCGGCCAGCCTCTGA
- a CDS encoding citrate synthase (catalyzes the formation of citrate from acetyl-CoA and oxaloacetate) produces the protein MIRDVQGGFLPDKTAGLRDVIAGSSTICYLDGERGILRYCGYPIEELAQHSTFEEVAYLLWHGELPAINQLRPLAERFAAASVPQQVWNVLRELGPVQVMDALRTGVSALAGHDPDYGDDSPTALLRKSERLTAQTSSIVAGAWRIGQGMAPVDPDPELGFAANFLYQLRGERPSAVAARSLDIALILHAEHELNASTFAGRVIAATLTDLHSAIAGAIGALKGPLHGGANAAALQMLLQIGDRSNAEAAIHQRLAARQLIMGFGHAVYRTADPRAGVLREMSRQLGEDVGDLSLFELSGAIEEIMMREKGLNANVDFYSASVYHNLGIPVDLFTPIFAVSRMTGWTAHIIEQVGNNRIIRPRLEYAGAWEREYVAIEERGLTPTQR, from the coding sequence ATGATCCGGGACGTTCAGGGGGGATTCTTGCCAGACAAAACTGCCGGCTTGCGAGATGTGATTGCTGGCTCCTCAACCATCTGTTACCTGGATGGAGAGCGGGGCATCCTGCGTTACTGCGGCTACCCGATCGAAGAGTTGGCCCAGCATTCCACGTTCGAGGAAGTGGCCTATCTGCTCTGGCACGGTGAGCTACCGGCAATCAATCAACTCCGTCCCCTGGCCGAGCGGTTCGCTGCGGCATCAGTACCCCAGCAGGTCTGGAACGTTCTCAGGGAACTGGGCCCGGTCCAGGTTATGGATGCGCTCCGTACCGGTGTTTCGGCGTTGGCCGGTCACGACCCAGACTACGGCGACGATTCGCCGACCGCCCTCCTGCGCAAGTCCGAGCGGCTCACCGCCCAGACATCGAGCATCGTGGCCGGAGCCTGGCGCATCGGCCAGGGCATGGCGCCGGTCGATCCGGACCCGGAGCTGGGGTTTGCGGCCAATTTCCTATATCAGTTGCGGGGGGAGCGACCCTCCGCCGTCGCAGCCCGCAGCCTTGACATTGCCCTGATCCTGCACGCCGAGCACGAACTCAATGCATCCACTTTCGCCGGGCGCGTGATAGCCGCGACCCTGACCGACCTGCATTCGGCGATCGCCGGTGCAATAGGAGCCCTCAAGGGACCCTTGCACGGCGGCGCCAACGCGGCCGCATTGCAAATGCTGCTGCAGATTGGTGACCGGAGCAACGCCGAGGCCGCGATCCACCAGCGCCTGGCCGCGCGTCAATTGATCATGGGCTTTGGTCACGCCGTTTACCGGACCGCGGATCCGCGCGCCGGAGTCCTGCGCGAGATGTCGCGGCAACTCGGTGAGGACGTTGGCGACCTTTCGCTCTTTGAGTTGTCGGGAGCGATCGAAGAGATCATGATGCGCGAAAAAGGTCTCAACGCGAACGTCGATTTCTATTCGGCCAGCGTCTATCACAACCTGGGGATACCGGTCGACCTGTTCACTCCGATATTTGCCGTTTCGCGGATGACCGGCTGGACCGCGCACATCATCGAGCAGGTTGGCAACAACCGCATCATCCGTCCGCGGCTCGAATACGCCGGGGCCTGGGAGCGCGAATACGTGGCCATCGAAGAGCGCGGTCTGACTCCTACCCAGCGGTAG
- a CDS encoding ribonuclease HI family protein, whose translation MYADGASRGNPGAAAAAAILLDGDGNELGRSQIYLGTDTNNAAEYQGLRLGLLLADQRGLRRVACRLDSELVVKQMRGEYRVRNPRLRAIAQTVRKLCARFEEVEFVHVRRAGNAVADGLANAAIDAFQAEEA comes from the coding sequence ATCTACGCCGACGGTGCCTCCCGTGGGAACCCCGGGGCGGCAGCTGCGGCGGCGATCCTTCTTGACGGCGACGGCAACGAACTGGGTCGCTCCCAAATCTATCTGGGTACCGACACCAACAACGCTGCTGAATACCAGGGTCTGCGGCTGGGGCTGCTGCTGGCCGACCAGAGAGGCCTGCGGCGGGTAGCCTGTCGGCTGGACTCCGAGTTGGTCGTAAAGCAGATGCGCGGCGAGTACCGCGTCCGCAACCCCCGCCTGCGCGCAATCGCCCAGACCGTGCGCAAGCTCTGCGCGCGATTCGAAGAGGTCGAATTCGTCCATGTGCGGCGCGCCGGCAACGCCGTCGCCGACGGCTTGGCCAACGCCGCAATCGACGCTTTCCAAGCCGAAGAAGCCTGA
- the mraZ gene encoding division/cell wall cluster transcriptional repressor MraZ, whose product MERFMGTYMHSLDSKGRLTVPSRFRDGLADGGAITRGIDTCLEILPMGAWEAKAERVTGLDEFRSEGRNARRALFANAVRLDIDRQGRVSIPAPLREMVGIAKEVAVVGAGEKIEIWCAEKWGQLQAGLPATIADTFRTASETGPSNS is encoded by the coding sequence ATGGAACGCTTCATGGGCACGTATATGCATTCGCTCGACTCGAAAGGTCGACTGACCGTGCCGAGCCGATTTCGAGACGGGTTGGCCGATGGTGGCGCGATCACGCGCGGCATCGACACCTGCTTGGAAATCCTGCCAATGGGGGCCTGGGAAGCTAAAGCCGAACGGGTCACCGGGTTGGATGAATTTCGCAGCGAAGGCCGCAACGCCCGACGGGCGCTGTTCGCCAACGCAGTCCGACTGGATATCGACCGGCAGGGGCGGGTCTCAATCCCCGCGCCGCTGCGCGAAATGGTTGGTATCGCCAAGGAAGTCGCGGTTGTCGGAGCTGGCGAAAAAATCGAAATCTGGTGCGCCGAGAAATGGGGCCAACTGCAAGCCGGACTGCCGGCGACGATCGCCGACACCTTCAGGACAGCGTCCGAAACCGGCCCCAGCAACTCTTAA
- the rsmH gene encoding 16S rRNA (cytosine(1402)-N(4))-methyltransferase RsmH, which translates to MAREALALLDPQPNLDYLDATTGGGGHSCLILNGNAPDGRLLAIDADADAIERARQQLSRFGQRAVLAHANFADAPAVARESGFDRFDGVLADLGLSSDQLADPNRGFAFASDGPLDMRFDLRQERTAADYVNDMREKELADLIYRYGDERDSRRIARAICQARAKNPITRTGDLAAVVSGARRRRRRGIHPATRTFQALRIAVNRELENLERFLEGILGIGARGARIVVISFHSAEDRLVKLAFRSGQTEGRLTVRTPKPLRPQADELAANRRARSARLRCAVLN; encoded by the coding sequence ATGGCGCGCGAAGCACTGGCCCTGCTCGATCCGCAACCGAACCTGGACTACCTCGACGCCACCACCGGCGGCGGGGGACATTCCTGCTTGATCCTGAACGGCAACGCTCCCGACGGAAGGCTGCTCGCCATCGACGCCGACGCCGACGCGATCGAGCGCGCCCGGCAGCAACTCTCCCGGTTCGGGCAGCGCGCGGTACTGGCACACGCCAACTTTGCCGATGCACCGGCGGTTGCGCGCGAATCCGGGTTCGACCGGTTCGACGGGGTTTTGGCCGATTTGGGCCTTTCCTCGGACCAGCTCGCCGATCCCAATCGCGGTTTCGCGTTCGCCTCCGATGGTCCGCTCGATATGCGGTTCGACCTCCGCCAGGAACGCACTGCCGCAGATTATGTCAATGACATGCGCGAGAAGGAACTGGCCGACCTTATATATCGCTACGGTGACGAACGCGACAGCCGGCGAATCGCCCGGGCGATCTGTCAGGCCCGCGCCAAGAACCCGATTACCCGAACCGGCGATCTGGCCGCGGTTGTGTCAGGGGCGCGCCGGCGGCGGCGCCGCGGCATTCACCCCGCGACGCGCACCTTCCAGGCCCTGCGGATCGCGGTGAATCGGGAACTTGAAAACCTGGAGCGGTTTCTGGAGGGAATCCTCGGCATCGGCGCCCGGGGCGCTCGCATAGTTGTGATTTCCTTTCACAGTGCCGAGGACAGGCTGGTCAAGCTCGCGTTCAGGTCCGGCCAAACCGAGGGTCGACTCACCGTGCGTACGCCCAAACCGCTGCGGCCGCAGGCCGATGAATTGGCTGCCAACCGGCGCGCCCGCAGCGCCCGACTCCGATGCGCGGTTCTGAATTGA
- a CDS encoding penicillin-binding protein 2 translates to MHPTTDDRPQLGRRLLFLGGANLALAGAVTHALLRIQVREQSAHTADAVLQLRADNLLNPRRGDIIDARAKPMAVTRVVDRLIISPAVLSESGLQAMLEFVARHTGIALHQLRHRVRDRLSQYTVLAEDVDPVRTAPIQKAIHAGQAGGLQIESRHNRRYPSGPLAAHLLGFTDASNSGRSGVESFYDLQLRGRPGRVIADRDPLGRSIPVGREIVTAAEPGSTVRLTLDRRVQLKVEGILQRSLAKYESAHGTILVLDPRDGAVLAMASQPTFDPDRMHEYAEIGPQFLNPAVQLVWEPGSTFKLITMAAGLDSGTITTASTHSFPGEIEYGGLQIANWDQKTYPNQSMTSLLRHSSNTGAVWIADQMGPEKFYGYLRNFGIGEPTGVDLAGEVGGIVRYYRDPGWYPGDLAANSFGQGLAITPLQAAMCYAAIANGGLLLRPRTVAALIDPAGRVTPNPPVVRRRAITAATAGRMVAMMRDAERSVPNNPALSPWFDTAGKTATTEVPINSGYSEDSSIPSYAGFGPTRDPRALVLVKIDAPAKGRWAHEVASPVFREVVEAIFPLLGIPASDG, encoded by the coding sequence GTGCACCCGACCACGGACGACCGACCGCAGCTCGGCCGCCGGCTGCTCTTCCTGGGCGGCGCCAACCTCGCTCTGGCCGGGGCGGTCACCCATGCTCTGCTGCGGATTCAGGTCCGCGAGCAAAGCGCGCACACCGCCGACGCCGTGCTGCAGTTGCGCGCCGACAACTTGCTAAACCCGCGCCGCGGCGACATCATCGACGCCCGGGCCAAACCCATGGCGGTGACTCGCGTTGTGGACCGGCTGATCATCTCGCCGGCAGTTCTCTCCGAATCGGGCCTGCAGGCCATGCTCGAATTCGTCGCCAGGCACACCGGGATCGCGCTGCATCAACTAAGGCACCGGGTCCGCGACCGCTTGTCCCAGTACACCGTTCTGGCCGAGGATGTCGATCCGGTGCGCACGGCTCCGATCCAGAAGGCTATCCACGCCGGCCAGGCTGGCGGTTTGCAGATCGAGAGCCGACACAACCGGCGTTACCCCTCAGGTCCGCTGGCCGCCCACCTGCTCGGGTTTACCGACGCCAGCAACTCCGGCCGCTCCGGAGTCGAGTCGTTTTACGACCTGCAACTGCGCGGCCGCCCCGGACGGGTCATAGCCGACCGCGACCCACTTGGGCGATCGATACCCGTGGGACGCGAAATCGTCACCGCGGCCGAGCCGGGATCAACCGTCCGACTGACCCTGGACCGTCGGGTCCAGCTGAAGGTCGAGGGAATCCTGCAACGGTCGCTCGCCAAGTACGAGTCCGCGCACGGCACCATACTGGTTCTCGACCCCCGCGACGGGGCGGTTCTGGCCATGGCCAGCCAACCGACGTTCGACCCCGATCGTATGCACGAATACGCCGAGATCGGACCCCAGTTCCTCAACCCGGCAGTTCAGCTTGTGTGGGAGCCCGGATCCACGTTCAAGCTAATTACGATGGCCGCCGGACTCGATTCCGGGACGATTACCACGGCTTCGACCCACAGCTTCCCGGGAGAGATCGAATACGGCGGACTGCAGATCGCCAACTGGGACCAGAAGACCTACCCGAACCAGTCCATGACGAGCCTCCTGCGCCACTCTTCGAACACCGGCGCAGTCTGGATCGCCGACCAAATGGGGCCGGAGAAGTTCTACGGCTACCTGCGCAATTTCGGGATCGGCGAGCCGACCGGAGTCGATTTGGCCGGGGAAGTCGGCGGAATCGTCCGCTACTACCGCGACCCCGGTTGGTACCCCGGAGACCTGGCCGCCAACTCCTTCGGCCAAGGCCTGGCGATCACCCCGCTGCAGGCCGCGATGTGTTACGCCGCGATCGCCAACGGCGGACTGCTGCTGCGCCCGCGCACGGTCGCGGCCTTGATCGATCCCGCGGGCCGGGTCACTCCGAATCCGCCAGTGGTGCGGAGGCGGGCGATTACCGCAGCCACCGCCGGGCGAATGGTCGCCATGATGCGCGATGCCGAACGCTCGGTTCCCAACAACCCGGCGCTGAGTCCGTGGTTTGATACCGCGGGCAAGACCGCGACCACCGAAGTGCCGATCAACTCGGGTTATTCCGAGGATTCGTCGATTCCCAGCTACGCCGGATTCGGGCCCACGCGCGACCCGCGCGCCCTGGTGCTGGTCAAGATCGACGCCCCCGCGAAGGGTCGCTGGGCCCATGAAGTTGCTTCCCCAGTATTCCGCGAGGTAGTCGAGGCAATCTTTCCGCTGCTGGGCATCCCGGCCAGCGACGGCTGA